CACGACGACCATGCCCGCCACATCCTCGGGCGTGCCCAGACGCTCGAGGGGAATGCCAGCCGACAGCGAGGCGCGCGCCTCGGGGGTCATGGCCGCGGTCATGTCCGTGTCGATGAAGCCCGGCGCCACCACGTTGGCCAGGATGTTGCGCGAAGCCAGCTCCTTGGCGATCGACTTGGTCATGCCAATGAGACCGGCCTTGCTGGCGGCGTAGTTGGCCTGACCCTTGTTGCCGATGAGACCCACGACACTCGCCACGTTCACAATGCGACCGTAGCGTCGCTTCATCATGCCACGGCTCGCGGCCCGACAGGTCGCAAAGGCACCACGCAGGTTGGCGTTGATGACCGCGTCCCAGTCGTCGTCCTTGAGACGCATGAGCAGATTGTCGCGCGTGAGGCCGGCGTTGTTGACGAGAATGTCGAGCTGGCCAAAGGCCTGCTCCACGGCATCAACGAGTGCCGCGGCCTGACTGGGCTCCGAGAGATCCGCCGCGAAGCCGCGCACGTCCGCGCCCGTCTCTGCAGCCAGCTCCGCCGCCACCGCCTCGGCCTTGCTCTGCTCACGGCCGGTGACCGCCACGCGCGCGCCGGCGCGGGCCAGCGCGGCGGCAATGGCGCGACCGATACCGCGTGTCGAGCCGGTAACGAGCGCCACGCGCCCGCCCAGATCGATCGTCAACCCACGTGCTGCCGGTGATTCGGACATGACGAAGTGCTCGACTCGTTTCAGGTGGGAGACGACAGGCTCGAGAGCAGCTTCTCGACTTCCGCCACGGTGCCGCAGTTGGCGGTGGCGACCGCGGGCGCAATGCGTCGCACGAGGCCAGTGAGCACGGCACCCGTGCCGATCTCGAGGAAGGTGGCTTGCGGGAAGCGATCGGCCAGCGTGCGCACCACCTGCGTCCACTGCACGGGCGCGGTGAGCTGCTGCTCCAGCAACGCGCGCGCGGTGTCCGCGTCCTGCACGGCCTCCGCGTTCACATTGGCGACCACCGGCACACGCGGGGTGTGCCAGGTCTCGGCGCGCATCGCTTCGGCCAATCCGTGGACAGCCGGTGCCATGAGCGGCGAATGAAAGGCGCCGCTGACCGGCAAGGGGAGGCAGCGCTTGGCGCCCGCTTCCTTTGCCAACTCCATGGCGCGTTCCACACCCGCGACTTCACCGGAAATGACCACCTGCTCTTCGCTGTTGTAGTTGGCCGGCACGACGAGTCCACGCTCACTGCTGGCCTGCACACAAATGGCGTCGATGGGCGTGCTCAGCACGCCGAGAATGGCGGCCATGGCGCCCGGACGTGCCACGCCCTGTTCGAACATGAGCGTGCCACGTCGGCGCACGATGCGCGCAGCGGACGCCAGTTCGAGCGCGCCGGCCACGTGATAAGCCGAGAACTCCCCGAGGGAGTGGCCTGCGGTTGCGCGCACGTGCGGGGCCAGCGCGTCTTTCAACACGGCCCAGACGGCGGCGCTGTGCGCCAGCAGCGCGGGCTGCGCGTTCAGCGTGCGCGTGAGGTCATCGGCCGGTCCTTCGAAGGCCAGCGTGGAGAGTGATGCGCCAACGGCGTCGTCCACGGCATGAAACGCCTCACGGGCGGCCGGAAAGGCCTCGAAAAGGTCCTTGCCCATGCCCACCTTCTGCGAACCCTGGCCGGGCAGCAGCACCACGAAATCCATCGCCATCGGAATTGCGTTGCCTGAGTAGGGAGAGACGTGCGCTCAGTAGCGCACGACGAGCGAGCCCCAGGTGAAGCCCGCGCCGAAGGCCGCGAACAGCACCGTCATGCCTTCCTTGAGCACACCCTGCTCCACCGCATCGTTGAGCGCGATGGGAATGGACGCGGCCGACGTGTTGCCGAAGCGATCCACGTTGACGAACACCTTGTCCATGCTGATGCCGGCGTGCTTGGCCGTCGCCTCGATGATGCGCACGTTGGCCTGATGCGGAATGAGCAGGTCCACGTCGGCGGCGGTGATGCGCGCCATGTCGAGTGCCCGATCGGTGGCCTCGGCCATCGAGCGCACGGCGTGCTTGAACACCTCACGCCCGGCCATGTGGATGAACTGCCGCTTGGTGCCGTGCGTGTCGGGCGTGAACGGTTCGGCCGCACCACCGGCCGGACGCCACAGCAACTCGGCCAACGCGCCATCGGAACGCATGAACGTGGACATGATGCCCTTCTGTCCACCACGTGCACGGCGCAGCACTGTCGCACCCGCGCCGTCGGCGAACAGAATGCAGGTGTTGCGATCGGTCCAGTCGACAATGGCGCTGAGCTTTTCGGCGCCAATGACCAGCACCGTGTCGGCCGCACCACTGGCGATCATGGAGTCGCCCACGATGGCGCCATAGAGCCAGCCGGAGCAGGCCGAGGCCACGTCGAATGCAGCGGCGCGGGAGCAGCCCAGCATCGTCTGCACTTCCACCGCCTGCGAAGGCAGCAGGTGATCGGGCGACGCGGTGCCGACAATGATGGTGTCGATTTCGCCGGGCTGCACGCCCGCCCTGGCCATGGCCTGCATCGAGGCCTTGGCGCAGAGCGACGCGAGTGATTCGCCGGGCTCCGCAATGTGGCGCTGGCGAATGCCGGTGCGCTCCTGAATCCAGGCGTCGTTGGTTTCGACGCCCATGGCGGCAATGTCGTCGTTGGTGACGACCTTGGCCGGCACGGCGTGGCCGGTGCCGGCGATGTACGAATACGGTCGCTTCATGCGGTGCGTTCGCTGTCCGGCGTGGGACTCGGCACACTGGCAGCGAGCTGTCGCCCGATTTCGTCCGTCATGCCCGACTCCACCGCGCGCAGCGCCTGATGGATGGCGTTCATGATGGCCTTGGGCGAGCTCTTGCCGTGTGAGATGATGGAGACGCCGCGCACACCCAGCAGGGGCGCGCCGCCGTATTCGTCGACATCGAGCTCGGTGAGCGAGGCCGCCACCTTGCGCGGGTCGAGGTTGGCCACCTTCGATACCTTGCCGATGAGCATGGGGCCGATGCTCTCGTAGAACTTGAGCAGCACGTTGCCCGTGAAGCCGTCGCATACCACCACGTCGATGGCGCCGCGGTCGCAGTGGCCACGCGGCAGGTCGCGTCCCTCGACGTTGCCGAGGAAGTTGAGACCGGCGCCCAGGAGCCGCTGGTGGGCTTCCTTCACCACCAGGTTGCCCTTCTCGGCTTCCTCGCCAATGGACAGGAGCCCGACGGCGGGATTGTCGCGACCGAGCAACGCCTTGGCGTACACGGTGCCGATGCGGGCGAACTGCACCAGCTCATCGGCGGCGCAGTCGACGTTGGCGCCCACGTCGAGCACGAGGATGGGCTGGGCGGCTGTCGGAAACAGCGTCCCGATGGCGGGACGCTTGAGACCCTCATGCAGCTTGAGCAGCATGAGGGAGGCGGCCATTTGCGCGCCGGTGTTGCCGGCGGACACAAAGCCATGCGCGAGCCCTTCGGCCACACGACGGATGCCCACCACCATGGAGCTGTTGGGCTTGGCCCGCATGGCCACGCGCGGGCTGTCCGTCATCTCGATGACGTCGGGCGCCTCGACGATGGACAGCCGCGACCGGACGTGCGCCAGCGCCGCAAGCTCGTCGCGCAGCAGCGCGTCCAGCTCGCGTTCAATGACGGCCGTTTGGCCTACCAGCTCGATGTGGTGATCCGGGGGCAGCGCTCCGAGCGCATGGAGGGCGCCCGCGATGGGGGCCCGGGGGGCGTAGTCGCCCCCCATGGCATCCACGGCGATGCGCGCCAAGCTTACGCTTCCTGCGCCGCTACCCGCTGCTCACCCGCGTAGTAGCCGCACTCGCCGCACACGCGGTGCGGACGCTTGGCGGAGCCACACTGCGGGCACGACTGAATGACGATGGCGGGCGCGGTCTTGTGCGTGTTGCGGGCGCGCTTCCGCCGCTTCGAGGTGCGGCGCTTCGGTACGGCCATGGATACAGCCCTGAGCGTTCGAGACGAAAATGACCGTCAGTCGGTGCTGCGCAGATCGCGCAACGCCGCCCAACGGGGATCGAGAGTTGGAGAGCACTGACAGCTCCCCGTGTTGCGATCGACGCCGCAGGAGGGACACAGGCCCTGGCACTCCGTCCGACACAGCGCAAACGCCGGAACGGCCAACAGCCACTCCTCACGCACCGCCGGACGCAGATCCAGGACGCGGGCTCCCGCGGGGATCAGCACGACATCATCCTCTTCCGCTTCGTCGGTACCCGACTCGGCAAAAATCAGATGCACTTCTTCCGCAACGTGGACCGTGGCTTCGCCCAGACAGCGACGGCACTCGGTTACGGCCTTGCCTTCGATGCTGCCGCTGAAGTAAAAACGGCCCGCGCCCGCACTGGAAAGACGGCCCACCACCTGCACGCCCGGTTCCACCGGCCCTGCATCACCGTCCAGCCACGTCGGATCCGCGGTCGCCAGCAGTCCTTCTACTTGCGCGGCCCGCGCCTCCAAACTGCGGATGTCAAAGTCCAGCATAGCCGTGTAACGTAGAACGGCAGCCCCCGTTTCACAAGGGCTGCCGCTCACGGTTTTCCGCCAATTCGGGCTGCCCAAGTGGCCATCGGGCCACAAGTTAGGCCACCCGCACCCAATCAGTCGATGACGTCGGCTTCGGCGAAGAAGAACCGCGCCTCGCGGGCCGCGTTTTCGTCGGAGTCCGAGGCGTGGATGGCGTTCTTGCCCTTCGACTCGGCGTACAGCTTGCGCACCGTGCCCTCGGCCGCTTCGGCCGGGTCCGTCGCGCCGATGGCCGTACGGAGCGCCGCCACGGCGTCGTCCTTTTCGAGGATCATCGGCATGCACGGGCCGCTGGTCATGAACTCCACCAGCTCCCCGTAGAACGGACGCTCCTTGTGGACCTCGTAAAAGGCGCCGGCCTGGGCCGTGGTCAGGTGCATGACCCGGGCCGCCTTCACGGCGAAGCCCTGGCGCTCGAGCAGCGCGATGATGTTTCCGGCGTTGCCGGCGCCAAAGGCGTCGGGCTTCACGATCGTAAGGGTGCGACGGCCAGCCATGGTCGTGTGGTGTCGAAGGGTGAATGCACGGCGCCAGAACGCAGGCGCGGCGGGACCCCGGAGGATCCCGCCGCGCGCAAGATAACTGCTCCGGCCTGACGCGGCAGGCCGGTCCCGCGTGTTACAGGCGGGCCTTGATGAGCTCGACGAAGTCGATCGGACGCTGGGCCACGCCCATGCCCGCCGCCTTGAACGAGTCGATCTTCTCGGCAGCCGTACCAGCCGAACCCGAGATGATGGCGCCCGCGTGACCCATGCGGCGTCCCGGCGGGGCCGTCTGACCGGCAATGAAGCCCACGACCGGCTTGGTCATGTGGTTCTTCACGAAGTCGGCCGCTTCCTGCTCGTCCGTGCCACCGATTTCCCCCATCATGGCCACGGCCTTGGTGTTCGGATCCTTCTCGAAGGCCGCGAGGCAATCGATGAAGTTGGTGCCGTTGATGGGGTCACCACCGATGCCGACGCAGGTGCTCTGGCCGATGCCGGCCTTGGTCAGCGCGTTCACCACTTCGTAGGTGAGCGTGCCCGAGCGGCTGACGACACCCACCGGACCCGGCGTGCAGATGCGACCCGGAATGATACCGACCTTGCTCTCGCCCGGCGTGATGAGGCCCGGGCAGTTGGGGCCGAGCAGTCGGGCGCCGTGCTCCTTCACGAACGGGTACACCTTGGTCATGTCGAGGACCGGCACGCCTTCGGTGATGCAGACGATGAACTTCACGCCAGCGGCCGCCGCTTCCATGATGGCATCGGCCGCGTACATGGGCGGCACGTAGATCACCGACGTGTTGGCGCCGGTGGCCTGCACCGCGTCGTGCACCGTGTCGAAAATCGGCGCCGTGCCTTCGAAGGTCTGGCCACCCTTGCCGGGCGTGACACCGGCCACGACCTGCGTGCCGTACTCGATCATCTGCTTGGCATGGAACGAGCCATCGCGGCCCGTGATGCCCTGCACCACCAGCTTGGTGCTCTTGTCGATGAAGATGCTCACGCGGCACCTCCCTTGGTCGCGAGTTCCACCGCGCGCTGCACAGCCGAATCCATGTCGCTCGACGCGGAGAAGCCGTTGTCCTTCAGGATCTGCAACGCGATTTCCTCGTTCGTGCCGGTGAGGCGGATGACGATGGGCACCTTGAGCGGATTCGCCTTCGTGGCCGTGACGATGCCATTGGCCACGTCATCGGTGCGCGTGATGCCGCCGAAGATGTTGAACAGGATGCACTTCACGTTCGGATCGGCGGTGATGATGCGCAGCGCATTCACCACCTTCTCCGGATTCGACGAGCCGCCGATGTCGAGGAAGTTGGCCGGATCGCCGCCGTAGTACTTCACGAGGTCCATCGTGGCCATGGCGAGGCCGGCACCGTTCACCACGCAGCCCACATTGCCGTCGAGCTTGATGAACGTGAGGTTGGCATTGCGCGCGTCCACTTCGCTCGGCGCTTCCGACGATTCGTCGCGCAGCGCGGCGATCTGCGGCAGACGATCGAGTTCGTTGTCGTCGATGACCATCTTGCCGTCGACGGCAATGAGCTCACCCTGCGGCGTGAGCACGAGCGGATTGATTTCCGCGAGCGAGCATCCGGCGCTCATGAACGCCGTGTAGAGCTGCTGCATGATCTTGGCGGCCTGACGCGCGAGCTTGACGTCCTTGTACAGGAAGAAGCCCATGCGCATGGCTTCGAACGGCAGCAGGCCGTAGCGCGTGTCCACCGGATGGTAGAGAATCTTCTCCGGTGTGGTGGCGGCCACTTCTTCGATGTCGATGCCGCCGGCGGCGGACACCATGAACACCGGCTTCTTGGTCGCACGATCCACAATGATGCCGACATAGGCTTCCGAGCCGATGTCCGCCGCCACCGTCACGAGCACCTTCTCGACGGTGAGGTCCTTGATCGTCATGCCCAGGATGGCCTGTGCCTTTTCCTTCGCCGCTTCCGGCGTGGGGCAGAACTTCACACCACCGGCCTTGCCGCGGCCGCCGGCATGGACCTGGGCCTTGACCATGACGGCCACGCCATAACGCTTCGCGATGGCTTCCGCCTGGTCGGGCGTCGTGGCGACTTCGCCGGGCGGGATCGGCACACCGGCCGCCCGCAGCAGCTCCTTCGCCTGATACTCGTGTAGGTTCACGCGTTCTCCGAACTGGGGAATGTCAGCGGTTCACTGCCAGAGGGTCGGACCCGGTGCACACCAGTGTGCCACGGACCCCTCCCGACGGAGCCATCGCCGTGAACCGGCGACGACGACTCCGGCCGCAATCACTGCGGCGGTCGTCCCAATACGCGCCCAAGGCTATCAAACGCTGCCCCGAACGCACTCCAGTCTCCGCGGCGCATGGCCTGACGCATCGCGTCATACCAGCGCGCCGCACTTGCTTCGCCGGCCACCGGCACCAGATCCATGGCGGCCGCGCCTGCGGTTGGACTCGAGCTCACCGTCACGCCGAGCCGCGACAGCGCCTCGGCGGTGGTGCTCCCAACCCCGACTCGTGCGCCATCCGTGATGGCGACGCGCGCCACCACCGTGCTGCCATCACCACGCGCCCACTGCACGCCCTGCAGGTACAACAGGCCCGCTGCGGTGGGCACGGCGACGATGCGCCCGCGCCGCAGGCGCATGTCCCGACGCGCACCATCCGGCAGGGCGGCGCGCGCGCTATCGAGCCCGATCTGCAGCGCGGTGTTGAGTCCGCGCCACTGCAATTTGGTACCGGAGACCGGCCACCAGTAGGTCGCGCGTTCACTTCCACCCATCACCACCGCCATGCCGTCCACCTGTTCGCCGCTGTCGAGCAACGGCACGGCCCAGCCTGGGGTGGGACGCGGGCCGCTGCCAAGTGCCATGGGCGCAGGCGTCCCGCCAAAGAGGGCGCTGTCCGGCACGGTGCGCGGCGCGGCGCCGTCGAGCCGGGAGCCGTAGCGGGCGAGCGTGCGAATCTGCAGCAGCCCGCGCTCGCTGGCGGGTGGCAGGTGATCGGCCAGCCCGTCCGGCAGCAGGCTGTCGGCCGTGAAGAGTGTGGGAAACCGGGTCTGCCAGGTCCGCGTGACCGGATCCGGCGTCCGCACGGGAACCAGGCGGGTTTGCCCCGTCGCCGCATCGACAAGCGCAGTCGCCGCCAACTTGAAGTACGAATACACCCCGGCCCCGACCTGCCAGCGCTGGCTGAGGGGGTAACGATCAGAGGCACTGTAGAGGTGAAGCGCCCAATAGAGGCGGTTGCCGTGCAGGAGCGGTTGCAGCTCCTGTCCTTGCACAAAAATCGGCGCCAGTCGCTGTACGCGTTCCCGTACGTCACGGTGCGTCACGAGCAGCGGCGCGCGATACCGCAGGCTGTCAGGCTGCAGCAGGGACGCGTCGCGCAGGGCCCAGGCATGGGCGATACGCGCGCGCCAACTGTCGAGTGGCACCCCCACCACCGGGTGCGCGGCGTTGACTGCGCTGGTATCGGAGAGACCTGACGACGCCGGCGACGGGGCGACGTCGAGCAACTGCGGCTCACTCAAGCCTGGTCCGAACAGCGGCCAGCCGCCGCGCGAGGTCTCGTGCGGCAGCTCGTCGGGTGCGGCGTCCTGCACGTCGTCTGCCCGCGCGGGCCACTCCAGGACTTGGTCGCGCAGCACGGGTTGCGTCACGTCCACCAGACTCACCGGCCAGCGCTCGCTTGCGCCAACGGGGCGACGCACGCGCAGCGCGTGCAAGCGGCCATCGCTCATGCGCCAACTGATGGTGGCCGCGTCGATGTAGCGGGCCGAGAGCACGTCGGCGGTCGAGCCGGTTGGCAATGGCGCCGGCGCGGCCAAACCCGCCGCGGGCAACGGCAGGTTCCCTCCCGCTGGCGTGCCCGTTGCCCCGCCACGGTCGGACGCGGCGCGCGCTCCCGCACTCTCTGCGCGCGTGGCCACGCTGGATGACGCGGTCGAGGGTTCCTCGCCCAATCCGGCCGCCAGGCTGGCACGATCCCACAGGCTGACGCGATCGGCCAGCGTCGCGGTCGGGAGCACCAGCCGTGCAAACACCGCCGCGCTGCTGTCGTTGGCGACGGGTTGCATGGCGTCCACGTCGAACGCGCGGCGGCTGTAGAGCGCGCGTGAGGCCACGTAGTCGGCATCACGACGTCGCGCATCGGCATCCGGCTGCGCCCGCGCCGCGACGGCGGGCGCCACATGACGCAGACCAAGCGCGGAAACCAGGACCACGGTCAGCGTGATGAAGGCGGTGCGCAGCTGCCCCACCCAGCCCGCACGAAACACCACCAGCGCCGCCAGTACGGCGCCATAGGACAGGATGGTGTCCATGCGCAGCGTGATGCGATGGTCCACGCGCAGGAACATGCCATCCGGGCCGCTGCCGTGGGTCAGCAGATCAAACGCATCGAGTCGATAGCTCCACGCCAGCAGCAGCAACACCAGGCTGCCCAACACGCTCAAATGGCGCCGCACATGGGTGCTCGCGGCGAATCGCCGGCCTTCAAGCCGCAGGGAGCGCGTGAGCGCATACAGCACCAGCACCATGGCCGTGAGCGCCACCACCGATACCAGCGCCCACAGATACAGCGTTTCTTCGAGCGGCAGCCAGTAGAGGTAGTGGCCAAGGTCCCGATCGAAAATGCCTTCGATTTCCCCGAAGCGCTGTCCGTGTCGGGCCATCAGCAGCGCTTCCCAGTTGTCGAGCGGCCAGGCCAGCACGGCACCCACCACCAGCGACAGGATCACGGTGAGTGAGAACAATCGTCGCCCCGGCACCATGGCCGTGAGCTCGATGTTGGCCACCCGCGACGGCACCGCAACCGCCAGAATGGTGCGACGGACCGCGTGCAGGTTGGCAAACGCGAACAGGGAACCCACCAGCCAGGCACCGCCCTGCAGCCACAGCGTGTTGGTGAGCTGCTCCCAGAAGAGACCAGGCACGCCCATGGCGCGGTACCACGCATGGTCGACCACGAGGGCCGTCACGGTGCGGCCCGCGAGCAACAGCGCGGCCGCTGCCGCCAGCAGACCGACCAACCATGCGCGGCCTCGCATCTCAGCCTCGGGTGCGCGGCGTCAGACGCTCACGCCCTGCGCACGCAGCCACCCTTCCATCACGCCGCGAATCTCGGCCAGACGTTCCGGGCTGCGGGCCTCGTAGCGCGCCACGATGACCGGCTGCGTATTGGACGCGCGCAGCAAACCCCAGCCATCACCGAAGAGCACACGCACGCCGTCCACATCGATGACA
The Gemmatimonas sp. UBA7669 genome window above contains:
- the rpmF gene encoding 50S ribosomal protein L32, which codes for MAVPKRRTSKRRKRARNTHKTAPAIVIQSCPQCGSAKRPHRVCGECGYYAGEQRVAAQEA
- the plsX gene encoding phosphate acyltransferase PlsX, whose amino-acid sequence is MARIAVDAMGGDYAPRAPIAGALHALGALPPDHHIELVGQTAVIERELDALLRDELAALAHVRSRLSIVEAPDVIEMTDSPRVAMRAKPNSSMVVGIRRVAEGLAHGFVSAGNTGAQMAASLMLLKLHEGLKRPAIGTLFPTAAQPILVLDVGANVDCAADELVQFARIGTVYAKALLGRDNPAVGLLSIGEEAEKGNLVVKEAHQRLLGAGLNFLGNVEGRDLPRGHCDRGAIDVVVCDGFTGNVLLKFYESIGPMLIGKVSKVANLDPRKVAASLTELDVDEYGGAPLLGVRGVSIISHGKSSPKAIMNAIHQALRAVESGMTDEIGRQLAASVPSPTPDSERTA
- a CDS encoding DUF177 domain-containing protein, translating into MLDFDIRSLEARAAQVEGLLATADPTWLDGDAGPVEPGVQVVGRLSSAGAGRFYFSGSIEGKAVTECRRCLGEATVHVAEEVHLIFAESGTDEAEEDDVVLIPAGARVLDLRPAVREEWLLAVPAFALCRTECQGLCPSCGVDRNTGSCQCSPTLDPRWAALRDLRSTD
- the fabD gene encoding ACP S-malonyltransferase, which codes for MAMDFVVLLPGQGSQKVGMGKDLFEAFPAAREAFHAVDDAVGASLSTLAFEGPADDLTRTLNAQPALLAHSAAVWAVLKDALAPHVRATAGHSLGEFSAYHVAGALELASAARIVRRRGTLMFEQGVARPGAMAAILGVLSTPIDAICVQASSERGLVVPANYNSEEQVVISGEVAGVERAMELAKEAGAKRCLPLPVSGAFHSPLMAPAVHGLAEAMRAETWHTPRVPVVANVNAEAVQDADTARALLEQQLTAPVQWTQVVRTLADRFPQATFLEIGTGAVLTGLVRRIAPAVATANCGTVAEVEKLLSSLSSPT
- the sucC gene encoding ADP-forming succinate--CoA ligase subunit beta encodes the protein MNLHEYQAKELLRAAGVPIPPGEVATTPDQAEAIAKRYGVAVMVKAQVHAGGRGKAGGVKFCPTPEAAKEKAQAILGMTIKDLTVEKVLVTVAADIGSEAYVGIIVDRATKKPVFMVSAAGGIDIEEVAATTPEKILYHPVDTRYGLLPFEAMRMGFFLYKDVKLARQAAKIMQQLYTAFMSAGCSLAEINPLVLTPQGELIAVDGKMVIDDNELDRLPQIAALRDESSEAPSEVDARNANLTFIKLDGNVGCVVNGAGLAMATMDLVKYYGGDPANFLDIGGSSNPEKVVNALRIITADPNVKCILFNIFGGITRTDDVANGIVTATKANPLKVPIVIRLTGTNEEIALQILKDNGFSASSDMDSAVQRAVELATKGGAA
- a CDS encoding UPF0182 family protein: MRGRAWLVGLLAAAAALLLAGRTVTALVVDHAWYRAMGVPGLFWEQLTNTLWLQGGAWLVGSLFAFANLHAVRRTILAVAVPSRVANIELTAMVPGRRLFSLTVILSLVVGAVLAWPLDNWEALLMARHGQRFGEIEGIFDRDLGHYLYWLPLEETLYLWALVSVVALTAMVLVLYALTRSLRLEGRRFAASTHVRRHLSVLGSLVLLLLAWSYRLDAFDLLTHGSGPDGMFLRVDHRITLRMDTILSYGAVLAALVVFRAGWVGQLRTAFITLTVVLVSALGLRHVAPAVAARAQPDADARRRDADYVASRALYSRRAFDVDAMQPVANDSSAAVFARLVLPTATLADRVSLWDRASLAAGLGEEPSTASSSVATRAESAGARAASDRGGATGTPAGGNLPLPAAGLAAPAPLPTGSTADVLSARYIDAATISWRMSDGRLHALRVRRPVGASERWPVSLVDVTQPVLRDQVLEWPARADDVQDAAPDELPHETSRGGWPLFGPGLSEPQLLDVAPSPASSGLSDTSAVNAAHPVVGVPLDSWRARIAHAWALRDASLLQPDSLRYRAPLLVTHRDVRERVQRLAPIFVQGQELQPLLHGNRLYWALHLYSASDRYPLSQRWQVGAGVYSYFKLAATALVDAATGQTRLVPVRTPDPVTRTWQTRFPTLFTADSLLPDGLADHLPPASERGLLQIRTLARYGSRLDGAAPRTVPDSALFGGTPAPMALGSGPRPTPGWAVPLLDSGEQVDGMAVVMGGSERATYWWPVSGTKLQWRGLNTALQIGLDSARAALPDGARRDMRLRRGRIVAVPTAAGLLYLQGVQWARGDGSTVVARVAITDGARVGVGSTTAEALSRLGVTVSSSPTAGAAAMDLVPVAGEASAARWYDAMRQAMRRGDWSAFGAAFDSLGRVLGRPPQ
- a CDS encoding beta-ketoacyl-ACP synthase III, with protein sequence MKRPYSYIAGTGHAVPAKVVTNDDIAAMGVETNDAWIQERTGIRQRHIAEPGESLASLCAKASMQAMARAGVQPGEIDTIIVGTASPDHLLPSQAVEVQTMLGCSRAAAFDVASACSGWLYGAIVGDSMIASGAADTVLVIGAEKLSAIVDWTDRNTCILFADGAGATVLRRARGGQKGIMSTFMRSDGALAELLWRPAGGAAEPFTPDTHGTKRQFIHMAGREVFKHAVRSMAEATDRALDMARITAADVDLLIPHQANVRIIEATAKHAGISMDKVFVNVDRFGNTSAASIPIALNDAVEQGVLKEGMTVLFAAFGAGFTWGSLVVRY
- the ndk gene encoding nucleoside-diphosphate kinase, yielding MAGRRTLTIVKPDAFGAGNAGNIIALLERQGFAVKAARVMHLTTAQAGAFYEVHKERPFYGELVEFMTSGPCMPMILEKDDAVAALRTAIGATDPAEAAEGTVRKLYAESKGKNAIHASDSDENAAREARFFFAEADVID
- the sucD gene encoding succinate--CoA ligase subunit alpha, which produces MSIFIDKSTKLVVQGITGRDGSFHAKQMIEYGTQVVAGVTPGKGGQTFEGTAPIFDTVHDAVQATGANTSVIYVPPMYAADAIMEAAAAGVKFIVCITEGVPVLDMTKVYPFVKEHGARLLGPNCPGLITPGESKVGIIPGRICTPGPVGVVSRSGTLTYEVVNALTKAGIGQSTCVGIGGDPINGTNFIDCLAAFEKDPNTKAVAMMGEIGGTDEQEAADFVKNHMTKPVVGFIAGQTAPPGRRMGHAGAIISGSAGTAAEKIDSFKAAGMGVAQRPIDFVELIKARL
- the fabG gene encoding 3-oxoacyl-[acyl-carrier-protein] reductase encodes the protein MSESPAARGLTIDLGGRVALVTGSTRGIGRAIAAALARAGARVAVTGREQSKAEAVAAELAAETGADVRGFAADLSEPSQAAALVDAVEQAFGQLDILVNNAGLTRDNLLMRLKDDDWDAVINANLRGAFATCRAASRGMMKRRYGRIVNVASVVGLIGNKGQANYAASKAGLIGMTKSIAKELASRNILANVVAPGFIDTDMTAAMTPEARASLSAGIPLERLGTPEDVAGMVVVLASDLTAYVTGQVFVVDGGLVM